The genomic segment TCAGCAGGGCGCCGACGCGGATGCGGTGCCCGTTCTCCCGGGCCCGGCGTTCCCCCTCCCGGAAGCCCTCGTTGACGGCCTCGACAACCTCCTCCAGGCCGAGCCCGCCGGTCAGGTGCTGCTCGGGCGCGTACCGGACCTCGGCGTAGACGACGCCGTCGGCGGCGAGGTCCTCGGCGCACTCCGCGGCCACCCGGAACAGCGCCTCCCGGGTCTGCATGACGGCACAGGTGTGGGCGAAGGTCTCCAGGTAGCGCTCCAGCGAGCCGGAGTCCGCGGCCTCGCGGAACCAGCGGCCGAGCGCGGCGGGCTCGGTCTCCGGCAGGCCCTCGTACCCCTGTTCGCGGGCGAGTTCGACGACGGTGGCGGGGCGGAGGCCTCCGTCGAGGTGGTCGTGGAGCAGCACCTTCGGGGCGCGGCGGATCTGGTCCGCGCCGGGGGTCCTGCCTCGGGTCTGGTTCGTCGTCTCCGTCATCTCCGTACTCTAACTCCTACGCGCGTAGATCCGCTGCCGTCCCGCCGCGGCCGGCCGGGAAGCGGCCGGTGGGCGCGGTGATGGATGCAGAACGGTGACCTCTCCGTGCGGTGGAGTACACCCCGTCTTCTGCCAAGGTTCTGTCATGGCTCAGCAAGCAGTGCCGGCGCGGGGTGCCCGGTTGGGACGGGCGGTGGGGACGACCGGGCGGAGAACGGCGGTGAGCGGAGCCGTCGTACTGCTGGCGGACGGCCCGCCCGCGGGCACCGAACGGCAGTCCCCGCTGACGGCGGCGGCCGTGCTGCCGCTCGCCCGCCACCTCGCCCGCGCGGGGCACGACGAAGGGCTCGTCGTCCACGGCGTCCGCTACCGCTGCCGGGGCTGGAACGGTTCCGCGGCCCATCCGGCGGAGGACGCCGCGTGGGCCGTCGACGAGGTCGTGCGGCGCTACGGCGACATACCCGTCTGCCTGGCCGGGACGGGCATGGGCGCCCGGGCCGCGCTGCTCGCCGCCGGCCGGCCGGGGGTCGGCTGCGTCCTGGCGCTGGCCCCGTGGCTCCCGGCCGAAGGCAGGGACGCACCCGGCCCCGACCCCGTGAAGCAACTGGCGGGGCGCCGGGTGCTGCTGGTGCACGGCACGAACGACGAGCGGTCCGACCCCGAGCAGTCCTACCGCTACGCGCAGCGTGTGAAGAAGGCCAACCGCGACGTCTGCCGCTTCGAGGTCCACTCGGACGGGCACCGGCTCCAGCAGCACCGCGCCGAAGTCCGGGCGCTGGCCGCGGACTTCGTGCTGGGGTCGCTCTTCGAGCGCGGGTTCTCCCGCCCGCTGGAGGACGCGCTGGCGGCCCCGCCGCCGCTGGGGCTGCGGATGCCGCTCGCGGTGGGATTCAGGGCCGCCGTGCCCGGGGCCCGGGCGGGGCGCCTCCGGCGGGGGTGAGACCCTCCGGCCGGGTGGGGCCCTCCGCGCGGGGCTGTCCTCCGCGAGCCGTCCCCGCACCCCCCACCCCCGGCTCAGCGGGGCAGCAGACGGCCGCGGCGGGAGAGGAGGAAGCGCTTGAAGGCGGCCACCGGGGGTGTGTCCGGATGGCCGTCCAGCCAGGCCACGCCGATCTCGCGTACCGCGCGCGGCGCCGTGACCGTCAGCTCGGCCACCCCCGGTCGCGGTACCGCCGGCGGCGGCAGCAGCGCGACACCCAGGCCGGCGGCCACCAGCCCCCGCAACGTCTCGGCCTCCTCCCCCTCGAACGCCACCCGCGGCTTGAAGCCCGCCTCCGCGCACAGCGCGTCGGTGATGAGGCGCAGCCCGTACCCGGGTTCGAGCGTGACGAAGACCTCCTCGGCCGCCTCCGCGAGCCGCACGCGCTTGCGCCCGGCCAGCCGGTGGTGGTCCGGGACGACCAGCCGCAGCCGCTGCTCGTCCAGCCGCCGGGCCACCAGGTCCGGCGCGTCCGGGACCGGTGCGGTGAGGCACAGGTCGAGTTCGCCCGTGCGGAGCCGTTCGAGCATCGCCTCCCCGTAGTTCTGGACGAGCTGGAAGCGGACCCGGGGGTGGTCGGCGCGGAAGGCCCGGATCAGGCCGGGCACGGTCTCCGGGCCGAGCGTGTGGAGGAAGCCGAAGGCGACCTTGCCCGCGGCCGGATCGGCGTCGGCCCGCACGGACTCCGCGGCGCGCTCGACCTCGGCGAGGGCCCGTTCCACGGAACGGAGGAAGGTCCGGCCCGCGGGGGTCAGCGACACCGTCCGGCCGTGCCGGGCGAAGAGCGCGACCCCGAGGTCCTGTTCCAGCCGGACCATGGCCCGGCTCAGGGTGGACTGCGGTACGGCCAGCTCCTCCGCCGCCCGCGTGACGTGCTCGTACCGGGCGACGCCCGCGAACTGCGCCAGGCGCGGCGCGAGCAGCGCCGGCCAGGACCCGGCCTCCAGCCCGGCGGCAGCGGTGTCCGGCGCGGGGATGCCTCCGGTGGTCACCGGCATGTCTTTTTCGTTCCTGTTCGGTGACACGCGCGCCTCTCAGCTCTCCTCATGCAGCAGTGCATCGTTTTCCCGGAATCCGTGCATTGGACGCATTAAACCGCGGGTGCCTACGGTTCCGGTATGTCTCCCGCCGATACCGGGGCGTCCGCCGTGATCCGCGCGGGCGCCGCCGACCCGACGTCCCCCTCCGCTCCCGGCCCTTCCACGCCCCGCGCCACCGCCGGTGCCGGTGCCGACTCCGGTGCCGGTGCCACCGGGCTCCACCCCGGCGGCCCCGGTTACCGGCGCCTCAGCCTCGCCCTCTTCGCCGCCGGTGTCGCGACCTTCGCCCTGCTCTACTCCACCCAGGCGCTGCTCCCCGCCATCTCGGCCGATCTGCGGGTCACACCCGACGCGGCGAGCTGGACCGTCTCCGGCGCCACCCTCGGGCTGGCGCTGGCGGTGCTGCCGCTGAGCGCGCTCTCCGAGCGCTTCGGGCGGCGGGCGCTGATGACCGGCTCGCTGACGGCCGCCGCGCTCATTGCGCTGGCGGTCCCCTTCGCCCCGGACCTCGGCACGCTCGTGGCGCTGCGCACGGTCCAGGGTGTGGCGCTCGCCGGGGTGCCCGCCTCCGCGATGGCCTTCCTGGCCGAGGAGGTGTGGGCGAAGGCGCTGGTCGGGGCGGTCGGGCTGTTCGTGGCGGGCAACAGCATCGGCGGCATGTCCGGCCGGATCGTGACCGGCTGGGTCGCCCAGCTGTGGGGCTGGCGGGCGGCCCTGGGCGCGATCGCCCTGCTCGCGGTGGTCTGCACGGCCGTCTTCCGGCTGCTGGTGCCCCGGGCCGCGCACTTCACCCCGGCCGAGGCCGGCCCGCGGGCCCTGCTGCGGACCGTCGGCGGGCACCTCTCGGATCCGCTGCTGCGCCGGCTGTACGCGATCGGCGCGCTCTTCATGACCGTCTTCGGCGCGGTCTACACGGTGATCGGCTACCGGCTGGCCGACGAGCCGTTCGGACTGCCCCAGGGCATCGCCGGTTCGGTCTTCCTCATCTACCTGGTGGGGACGGCGGCGTCCGCCACCGCGGGCCGGCTCGTCGCCCGGCTGGGGCGGCGCGGCGCGCTCTACGCGGCGGTGGTGACGACGGCGGCGGGGCTCCTGGTCAGCCTGGCCGACGCGATCGCGGCGGTCCTCGCCGGGCTGGTGCTCGTCACGGCGGGCTTCTTCGCGGGCCACGCGGTGGCCTCGTCCTCCGTCAGCCGGTCGGCACGCACGGGCCGGGCGCAGGCGTCGGCGCTGTACCAGGCCGCGTACTACGTGGGCTCCAGCGCGGGCGGCGCGGTGGGCGCCCTGGCGTACCACGCGGCGGGCTGGCCGGGCACGGTGGCTCTCGGGCTGGCGGCGGTGGTCGCGGCGGCGGGCATCACGGTGTACGCCACCCGCAGGGCCCTGGCGGAGCGCCGCTGCCGGGCGGCGCACCCGGCGGTGTACGCGCGGTCCTGACGCCGGCCGGCGCGGGGCCCTTCCCGGCCGGCGGCGAGGAAGGGCCCCGCGTGTGCCGCGGAGCGGAGACGGGAGTCAATCCACCATCAGTCCACCGGGAAGACACCCGTGTCGATGGTGAGACCGAACGGCTCCGGCAGTTCGATCTCCTCGCCGTACACGACTGTCGCCAGAAGGCGGTACGTTCCGCTCTCGGGCCGCCCGTACAGCGTCGCCGTCGGTTCCCCGGAGTGCCACGGGTCCAGCAGCAGGTACAGCGGGACTCCCGCCCGCGCGTAGCCGTGCACTTTGCTGACTCTGTCGTGGTTGGCGTTGCCGCTGGAGGTGATCTCCACGACCAGCTCCGCCTCGTCGGCCGGTACGGCGTGGCCGGGGCGCTTCATCGACTCCAGGGGGATCACGGCCAGATCGGGAATGTACAGTCCCGACCGCTCGGGCACGGACAGCCCCTGGGTCTGGAAGATCTCCCAGTTCTCCGGGAGCACCTGGTAGAGCATGCGCTGCAGCTTGGCAGCGGTGGTGTTGTGCAGGTTGCCCGGCGGCGGTGACACGGTGATGATCCCCTCGATGATCTCCACCCTGCAGCCCTCGGGGGCGTCCGTCTCCTTCCAGAAGCGGACGAGGTCGTCCCACTCGTAGCCGTTGCCGGACTGGTGGTCGACGGTGAGTGCGCTCACGGCGGTCTCCTCATTCGGTGCGTCACCGATCCCAGCATGCCGAAAGGGACCGGTGCGGGTCCACCGGTCCCTTTCACCCGTACGGGGCGGGGTGGGGCCCAGCCCCTGTACGGGCGGTCTTCGGGCCGTCTCAGGCGTCCGGGGCGATGCGCTCCAGCACGATCGGGGACGGCTCGTACGCCGTGCCCGGGGGCGCGATCTCCGCGGCGCCGCCGAGGGCCTCCAGGGCGTAGCCGAAGCGCTCCGGGGTGTCGGTGTGCAGGGTCAGCAGCGGCTGCCCCGCGGTGACCTCCGCGCCCGGCTTGGCGTGCATCTCGATGCCCGCGGCGGCCTGCACCGGGTCCTCCTTGCGGGCCCGGCCCGCGCCGAGGCGCCAGGCGGCCACGCCGACCGCGTGGGCGTCGAGGACCGTGAGCACGCCCGAGGCGGAGGCGGTCACGACGTGCTGCTCGCGGGAGACCGGGAGCGGCGCGTCCGGGTCGCCGCCCTGGGCGGTGATCATGCGGCGCCAGTGGTCCATGGCGGAGCCGTCGGCCAGCGCCTTCGCCGGGTCGGCGTCCGGCAGACCGGCCGCGTCGAGCATCTCGCGGGCCAGCGCCAGGGTCAGCTCGACCACGTCCGCCGGGCCGCCGCCCGCCAGCACCTCCACGGATTCCCGGACTTCGAGGGCGTTGCCCGCGGTGCGGCCGAGCGGGGTGGCCATGCCGGTGAGCAGGGCGGTGGTCCGCACCCCGTGGTCGGTGCCGAGGCCGACCATGGTGGCGGCCAGTTCGCGGGCGTCGGCGAGGTTCTTCATGAAGGCGCCGGAGCCCACCTTCACGTCCAGCACCAGGGAGCCCGTGCCCTCGGCGATCTTCTTGGACATGATCGAGGCGGCGATCAGCGGTATCGCCTCGACGGTGCCGGTGACGTCGCGCAGGGCGTACAGCTTCTTGTCGGCCGGGGCGAGTCCGTCGCCCGCCGCGCAGATGACGGCGCCGGCTTCCCGCAGCACGGCCATCATCTCGGCGTTGGACAGCGACGCCCGCCAGCCGGGGACCGACTCCAGCTTGTCGAGGGTGCCGCCGGTGTGGCCGAGGCCGCGGCCGGAGAGCTGCGGCACGGCGGCGCCGCAGGCGGCGACCAGCGGCGCCAGCGGCAGGGTGATCTTGTCGCCCACGCCGCCGGTGGAGTGCTTGTCCGCGGTGGGGCTGGACAGCGCGGAGAAGTCCATCCGCTCACCGGAGGCGATCATGGCGGCGGTCCAGCGGGCGGTCTCCGCGCGGTCCATGCCGTTGAGCAGGATCGCCATGGCGAGCGCGGACATCTGCTCGTCCGCGACCTCCCCGCGGGTGTAGGCGTCGATGACCCAGTCGATCTGGGCGTCGGTCAGCCGGCCCTTGTCGCGCTTGGTCCGGATGACGGAGACGGCGTCCATGGGTTCCATCAGTTCGCTTCTTCTTCCTGGTGATCGCCGCCCGACGGGCGGCCGAGGCGCGCCAGGTCCTCCGCGCCGAAGGCGTCCGGCAGCACCTCGCTCATCGGGCGGATGCCGGACGGGGTGTCCACGAGCAGGTCCGGGCCGCCGTGCTCCCACAGCAGCTGGCGGCAGCGGCCGCAGGGCATCAGCCGTTCGCCGTCCCGGCCGCAGCAGGTGAAGGCGGTGAGCCGGCCGCCGCCGCCCGCGACGAGGTCCGAGATCAGGCCGCACTCGGCGCAGAGCGCGACCCCGTAGGCGGCGTTCTCCACATTGCAGCCGGTCACGGTGCGGCCGTCGGCCGCGAGGGCGGCGGCACCCACGGGGAAGCCGGAGTAGGGGGCGTAGGCCCGGGACATGACGTCCCGGGCCGCGCCCCGCAGGGCTTCCCAGTCGGTTTCCCGGACGGGGACAGCGGTCACTTACTTGCCCTGGCCCTTCTGGTAGGTACGGCCGATGGCCTTGGGGGGCCGCAGCCGCTGGGCCGCCAGTGCGAGCACCAGCAGCGTGGCGACGTACGGGGTGGCCTCGACGAACTCGCGCGGCACCGTCTCGGTGAAGGCGTACCAGAGCACGAGCAGCACCGCGAAGACCGCGCTGATCGCGGCGGTGCGGCGGCTGGTGGCCCGCAGCTTCCACAGGGTGACGGCGACCAGCAGCACCACGG from the Streptomyces xinghaiensis S187 genome contains:
- a CDS encoding prolyl oligopeptidase family serine peptidase translates to MAQQAVPARGARLGRAVGTTGRRTAVSGAVVLLADGPPAGTERQSPLTAAAVLPLARHLARAGHDEGLVVHGVRYRCRGWNGSAAHPAEDAAWAVDEVVRRYGDIPVCLAGTGMGARAALLAAGRPGVGCVLALAPWLPAEGRDAPGPDPVKQLAGRRVLLVHGTNDERSDPEQSYRYAQRVKKANRDVCRFEVHSDGHRLQQHRAEVRALAADFVLGSLFERGFSRPLEDALAAPPPLGLRMPLAVGFRAAVPGARAGRLRRG
- a CDS encoding LysR family transcriptional regulator codes for the protein MPVTTGGIPAPDTAAAGLEAGSWPALLAPRLAQFAGVARYEHVTRAAEELAVPQSTLSRAMVRLEQDLGVALFARHGRTVSLTPAGRTFLRSVERALAEVERAAESVRADADPAAGKVAFGFLHTLGPETVPGLIRAFRADHPRVRFQLVQNYGEAMLERLRTGELDLCLTAPVPDAPDLVARRLDEQRLRLVVPDHHRLAGRKRVRLAEAAEEVFVTLEPGYGLRLITDALCAEAGFKPRVAFEGEEAETLRGLVAAGLGVALLPPPAVPRPGVAELTVTAPRAVREIGVAWLDGHPDTPPVAAFKRFLLSRRGRLLPR
- a CDS encoding MFS transporter; the encoded protein is MSPADTGASAVIRAGAADPTSPSAPGPSTPRATAGAGADSGAGATGLHPGGPGYRRLSLALFAAGVATFALLYSTQALLPAISADLRVTPDAASWTVSGATLGLALAVLPLSALSERFGRRALMTGSLTAAALIALAVPFAPDLGTLVALRTVQGVALAGVPASAMAFLAEEVWAKALVGAVGLFVAGNSIGGMSGRIVTGWVAQLWGWRAALGAIALLAVVCTAVFRLLVPRAAHFTPAEAGPRALLRTVGGHLSDPLLRRLYAIGALFMTVFGAVYTVIGYRLADEPFGLPQGIAGSVFLIYLVGTAASATAGRLVARLGRRGALYAAVVTTAAGLLVSLADAIAAVLAGLVLVTAGFFAGHAVASSSVSRSARTGRAQASALYQAAYYVGSSAGGAVGALAYHAAGWPGTVALGLAAVVAAAGITVYATRRALAERRCRAAHPAVYARS
- a CDS encoding Uma2 family endonuclease, producing MSALTVDHQSGNGYEWDDLVRFWKETDAPEGCRVEIIEGIITVSPPPGNLHNTTAAKLQRMLYQVLPENWEIFQTQGLSVPERSGLYIPDLAVIPLESMKRPGHAVPADEAELVVEITSSGNANHDRVSKVHGYARAGVPLYLLLDPWHSGEPTATLYGRPESGTYRLLATVVYGEEIELPEPFGLTIDTGVFPVD
- a CDS encoding thymidine phosphorylase, giving the protein MDAVSVIRTKRDKGRLTDAQIDWVIDAYTRGEVADEQMSALAMAILLNGMDRAETARWTAAMIASGERMDFSALSSPTADKHSTGGVGDKITLPLAPLVAACGAAVPQLSGRGLGHTGGTLDKLESVPGWRASLSNAEMMAVLREAGAVICAAGDGLAPADKKLYALRDVTGTVEAIPLIAASIMSKKIAEGTGSLVLDVKVGSGAFMKNLADARELAATMVGLGTDHGVRTTALLTGMATPLGRTAGNALEVRESVEVLAGGGPADVVELTLALAREMLDAAGLPDADPAKALADGSAMDHWRRMITAQGGDPDAPLPVSREQHVVTASASGVLTVLDAHAVGVAAWRLGAGRARKEDPVQAAAGIEMHAKPGAEVTAGQPLLTLHTDTPERFGYALEALGGAAEIAPPGTAYEPSPIVLERIAPDA
- a CDS encoding cytidine deaminase, whose protein sequence is MSRAYAPYSGFPVGAAALAADGRTVTGCNVENAAYGVALCAECGLISDLVAGGGGRLTAFTCCGRDGERLMPCGRCRQLLWEHGGPDLLVDTPSGIRPMSEVLPDAFGAEDLARLGRPSGGDHQEEEAN